AGGGATGTTTtccagcatccctggcttctacctaTTAGATGCCAGTAATATGACCCCTTCAGTTGTGACTcaagacattgccaagtgtcccagagggagagagaaattgcCCCCAGTTGAGCACCACTGAAGTGGAGCCACTAGATGATACCTTTCAGCTCCAAATGTTTATCCTCATAATGAAACCAGAATACTGTACATAATGAACCTGCCCCATCCTCCCTTTTCAACCAACCTTTGTAATGATAGACGCCATCCTCTTCTGTACCCAACTGTAAAGCTTGCAGAGCTGTTTGCCTCAATAACATTCCAAACCTGTATTGTAGGAACTGAAAACACCATCAGACCCTGTAAAATAGATGACAAGGTGTCCTGCACTATTGACATAGTTAAGAACCTCCAGGAATAGCGCTTCTAAGCTATTATCTGGAGACCAACAGGAATGTTGAAGGGTTTCTCCACGTGAAAGCACTTATCTGCACAGTCATAAAAGATAACCCATTACCATGGAaggaaatcaaaactgcaataaatttcaaaagagaAGAATGAGGAGGAGTAGGCATAAAGGACTAGTAGAAAATCTCAAGGGAGAATATGCTCAACACAGAAAGGGGACGAGGGCAGTGGAGGCCATGACTGCATTGTATCGGGAGGGACCTGGCACTGCCGGTGAACAAGGAGACACTTAGAAAACTGATGCAAATGCATCAAGAGGGTCTAAGGAGTACTATTTAGACAAGGCCTTCTCTCCGTCATCCAAATCATATTCAAACTAAGTTGAAACCATGACAAAGAAAACCTTTGTATTTGATTCTATCCACTGAGAAATTCCATTTGGAAGCTGTTAAATAGCTCATGAAATTAAAACTCACACCTGAACTAAACGACTCCATCTTCCTTTGTTTGTGCCAAAATTTTAGGGCCTATCCCATAAAATATTTTGAGGACAGAAACTTCAAAATCTCTAGGAAACATGTTTAGTGAGCATAAGAAATCATTGAGCTATAGATATTTATGGCAAGTAAAAATTGGTTTTCATTAGTTACCTTTTCTAAATAATACTCTTACAgattaaactaatttttaaaagagaattgacATGACTCTCTACTTATCTTACAACTTTCTCTATTTTGCTTTTCTATTATATTAAtacaatttaaagaaataaaacacaggaatcttgaatttttttttaattttatttaatttttggctcgttgggtcttcattgctgcacacaggctttctggctttctctagttgtaacgagcaggggctactcttccgggggctactcttcgttgtggtgcacgggcttctcattgcagtggcttctcttgttgcggagcacgggctctaggcacacgggcttcagtagttgtggtgcacaggctcagttgctccacggcatgtgagatcttcctggaccagggatcgaatctgtgtcccctgcattggcaggcagattcttaaccatggcgccaccagggaagtcccagaaatcttgaatttaaaaaaatatataatgttagACCAACTGCTTCCTTTGTTTTTCAGAAGAACACAGATTTTATCACAGATTTCCCTTAAATAAGAAGTATTGGGTTGGAAAGGGCACAGGAGTCAGATGCCTTAAAACACCTCTTCTACCATTCGCCAGCTACATGAttctgttaattcatttaatattgCTGAGAACCAAGTTTCTCATATAGAGAttggatataacaattatatactATTCATGGGGTGgctgtgaaaataaaaagaaatggcatATGAGAAAAGGCTCTGAAAACCGTAAAGTTCTATCAAGTGCTGTTTTGTTATCATCTTATCATTGAATTAACATAAAATGTGGCCACAGTGTGGTTTACATAAAACATTCAAGCATGACCAAGAGGTCATGACCAAACATTCAGATGACCAAGAGGTCCAGCTTGAAGAAACTTTAGTCAGGCTTCTTCCAGACTATAGACCCTGACCTCTCTTTCCTCAGAGgattttctttagaaaacttataaattctttctctgcccatttGATATGTAAATCCTTTTAAAAGCTTCTAACTCCTTGTTCCTTCAAGGAATATCTTCCTCCAGGAGCTTGGAGCCATCACTTTGAAACACTAACATCAAGCCCCCCAGTCTCCCAGTTTCTGTGGTAGGGTAGGAGCCCAACTTCCATAAGCACTTTGCTCCAAGTTGTAAAACTACCTTCTGTcatgaagagaagagaaagtttacttttcctttgggAAAGACCCATTAGCAAATAGAGACAGCCTATGATTCCCCCATTCCCCAGCTATTCAAAACTCACCCACCCTTTGTTTCAACGGAGTTAAGTTCAGACTTTAGTTCTGGCCTTTCTCCTCTTTGCAACagccttgaataaagtcttccttgcctgttAGATTTTGTCCAGTACAATTTTGGTTTTGACGcatttgcaaaagaatgaagatatATCCTAGGATTCATTTGCAGCAAAACTTAACAGCCCCCAACTCCACTTGTGACTCACCCAGGTTATAGCTCGCATTAGTCTCTTATAGATTGGAACCTCCTGGAGGTGAGGAACTAACCAAATAACTGACCGCGTCTAACAATGTCCTCTCAATATAACCATGTATTCATGTATGTGAATCAACATGTAGTTATTACTGTTTTCAGTCCCTGAATTAGTATACATATCAGAGTTTAACTTACCAGAAGCCAGAGCACTTGAAATACTTCCACAGGTGGTAGATCTCGTGATGCTGCAAAGCAGATTGCaagataaacacatttttaaaccactttattgaggtatgattgacatacaaaaagctgtacgTATTTAATGCACAtgacttgatgagtttggagataagtatacacccatgaaaccatcaccacaatctatgccataaacctatccatcacctccaaaagtttcctcacaCCCTCTTTACTTATCATTTTTTTGggataagaacatttaacataagatctatcctcttaccaaatttttaagtatataatacagtgttattaactataggcactatgctatacagtagataTCTAGGACTTATTCaccttgtataactgaaactttgtaccctttgactaataCCTCCCCATTTTCCCTAACCCCAGTCCCTAGCGACCACAGTTCCAACTCACTGCTTCTATGATTTACTTTCCTCTTGTAAGTGGTATCACGCAGTATTTTTCCtgctgtctggcttatttcacttagcataatgccttccaggttcatccatattgtcacaaatggcaggatttccttcttttttaagcttgaataacatttcattttatgtgTTTGCCATATTTTCTTTAGCCATACATCTTTTgatggcatttaggttgcttccatgtcttggctatcgtgaacATAAGAGTAAAGATCTCTATTCGAAatactgatttaatttccttttaacaTATACCcagagtggtattgctggatcacgGGGTAGTTCTACTTTATTTTGAGaaactgcatactgttttccacagtggctgcaccaacttacattcccagcagtagtgcacaaaggttccctctTCTTCTCATTCTCCCAACAcgtatcttttgttttttggtttgtttgtttgttgcttttctttttttaactattttttaaatatttcttaaaatatttatttatttacttggcagCATTTGGTCTTAGTTGGGCACACGGCATTTTCATTGCCACGTGCAGGATCTTCcttctggcatgtgggatctttagttgcagcatgtgggacctttttcagttgcggcatgcgaactcttagttgtgacatgtgggaccTAATTCCCTTACCACGGATCGAACCCTGGGCCCCTGTGTTGGAAGcacagtcttagccactggaccaccagggaagtcccctgtcttttttattttactttttttatttttttagttaagaGATTTTATTCTAATAGCTGTAATTACAGTGCTTGTTTGtcgaaatgaaaactgaaaacaagtaTACAAAACACTTGATTACTAATTGTGTTTTGAAAGCAGTAAGAGGTTCCACAACACCAAATAAACCAGTTCTGAAGTTTTCCCCAAGATAAAGTTTAACAGCTCCAGCTTCTTCAGTGTTtatcaaaatacaaaagaaaaaagtagaggtTATCATTTTTCGATGGCAAATCCGACCCTTGCAGGCTGAGGGAGTGAAAGCACACGTAGACAGGGGCTCCGAAGGGCTGGGGCTCAAGGATGACCACCCGCGCTCCTGCTGGTGAAACCTCGAGAGCCCAGAGCAGGCAAGCAAGGGGACTGCAGGGCTCCCGCTCAAACCAGAGCGTTCCAACCAAAGTGCCCATGCTGACCCAAGAAAAGGCTGGGGTTCCTCCAAGGGGTCTGAGAGCAGCAGCTGCAGCCTCCAGCCCATCTCCTGGACGGCCATGTAAGCACAGATGCAAGCACAAACGCTATGGGGTGTGGGATGACCCAAGACAGAGCAAATCACAGGGACCCTTCTGTGACCATGCAGAATGGATCATGGCTGGTTCTGCCCCGTTTCATGTTCCCAACGGGAAACAGACCACTGGTGGACCGGACTCAGGCCATTACTGCAGAACCTACACTAGGCACATTTCTCCCTTCCGTGTGTTCAAGTGTTCTCCTTATCTTGTAtttgtaactatttttttaaatgcactgaGTTTGGGTTAAAAACCAACCACCAAAATGGATCTCAACACAGATCTAAAGCCCAGCGGAGGAGCATCAGGCTTGTCTGACACAGCGACTCCTGGATGACCCGTGTGCCTAAAATCGCTTCTCAGTACTGAACAAtgggttggttttctttttataataaaaaaagctgagtaatattgcatagGAGTACCAGAAACTGCCTCATTGGAAACAAAAActatttacattaaataaaacCCCAGGTGCAGGCTGCGTCTGCACATTTACAGCATGGTGAAGCACACTGCGGCCGACCATGGAGATAGCTTCTGGCACTCACACCCCAGGGGCACGTTTGCCACATGAGAGTAAAGCGAGGGTAGAAGGAGGgagtgagaggggaggagagaggagtccAGCTCACTTCTGGTTCTGGAGCCGATTGGACAGCCAGTCCGGTCCCTCATAGAGCCCGTCCCCGCTGGTGGCACAGGTGGCCTGAATGTACCAGTTCCTGTGGCGCAGAGAGTGCAGCCCCAGCTTGTCGGTGATCTCGGCTGCATTCATGGCATTGGGGAGGTCCTGTTTGTCAGCAAACGCGAGCAGAACGGCGTCCCTGAGCGCGTCTTCTGCCAGCACCCTCATAAGCTCCTCTCGGGCCTCATTCACACGCTCTCTGTCACTGCTGCCAACCACGAAGATGAGACCTTGTGCGTTCTGGAAGTAGTGGCGCCATGGAGGCCGGATCTTGTCCTGGCCGCCCACGTCCCACACAGTGAAGCTGATGTGCTTGTATTCCACAGTTTCCACGTTGAAGCCTAGCGTGGGAATGGTGGTCACGATTTCACCCAGCTTCAGTTTGTACAGGATGGTGGTCTTTCCCACAGCATCTAGGCCCACCATGAGAACGCACATTTCTTTTCTGCCAAAAAGGCCCTTGAAGAGGTTTGCAAAGATACGCCCCACGCTGTAGACTAGTAGGAGCAACGCTGGCCAGAGAAGCCCTCGGCGGCCGGTGCAGCTGCTACCCCGAGGCAGGCGCTGGTTTCGCTCCCACAAGGTGGCGGCTCTGACGGTGGCCcccctgttttttttaaattatagccatcctgacaggtgtgcggtgatatctcattgtggttttgatttgcatttccctgattactggtgatgttgagcaccttttcatataccatttggctatttgtatgtcttccttcAAAACCGATGCATTTCAATGCAACTTTAGAAAATAACGATGTGAAGACGGATTATAGATGTGTAAATATACAAATCTCAAGCAATAGCAATATCAAACATTTGTCAATATGAAACATAATTTAAACCTAGTTAATTTAGCCCTAAAATGTTTTACTGAAAGATGCAGAAAGAATAGATGTGGCACAGGTACAAGACAAATGAGAAGAGTACAGTctcaggaaaaaatagagaatataaaactCCGCTCTTAAAATCCTTCCATAGTTTCCAATTACTTAAAGCATAAAGTAAAACACCATAACACATCAAAAACTTTGGCCAAATCTGGACCAAGTCAaatttctcccctttctctctttgcATTTGCTTCTCCATCCCTTATACTCAGTGTCTCCTTGTGAATGGAGAGGAACTTCCCCCTACATCTCAGAACCTGAAACAGCCAAATCTATTACTACAATCACCTAAAACCTTTTTTTACATGAGAGGGTTTGCAAATGGGTCACACAATCACTGTGTCACACCCAAATCCAAAAGCCCTATGAAATCTCCTCCCATCTCAATATGACTAGGACTCTACATTTTTCAAGGCAAGTTCATCTATTATCTTTACCATCACTAGCAgtgagtttattattattaagtcCACTTTATTTGTGAGAAATCTGATGTTGAGAGAGTTTATTTCTTGCAGCTTTATGAGGTATACAAAAACTTCACATATTTAATATGTACAATTAGATGCTGGGAGAGTGTAAATTTCTTACTTGTGTCAAGATAGGACTTAAGAAAGTCCTTCAGCCCATTTCTATGTGGGATAATCAGATCCCAGGAGTGATAAAAAGCAATCTCTGATACCGTACAGCCTGCTGTATGTTCCCAGAAGGGTGCTAGGACTGAAATGCACCCAAAGTGATAAAAGATGGACATAACATCCCCAGGACAACCAACAGGGTTAACTTAAGTTTTTCCTGATTCCCCAGAGCAGCAGGTAAACACATAACACAGACTTAGAATGACAGGTGCTTCTCTGTATAGCCAGCCACAGGAACATAAAGGCCAGAGGGGCAGACTGGCCTTCTTCTCGGACCCAGGTTGAGCTTCCTGAAAAAACCTGCCTGCCTATGGAGCGCCTCTCCACAGGCTGTGTCATTGTCTAAGGCCGTGGAAACTGCCCCTCCAAAGGGAAGAATACTCCTGAGTCTCCAACTTGGTATAGCCATCACCATACTGTTAAATCCTTTATCCTTTACCTACTGTAAAAGGATTTGTGTCTTTTGCCTGTGTCTCTTGATATCTCACTATCAATCACTTTCTCCCTTGTGAAAAACATGCAGAgaatcacaaaataaataaatagatttggtAGTTCAGAAGTTCCAATTACATGCCCAATacccttctactttctgcttAATATGTAAAGGAATCCTGTAATACAAACCTTATAAATCACAGAACTGATCCCAAAgtctaaaatcagaaaataataaaggctttactagtgggaagcagccgcatagcacagggagatcagctcggtgttttgtgtccacctagaggggtgggatagggagggtgggagggacacacaagagggaggagatatgcagatatatgtttatgtatagccaattcactttcttatacagcagaaactaacacaccattgtaaagcaattatactccaataaagatgttaaaaaaaaaaacaaccctatcagtgagtgtcaagtgacaattaagctgcatctggtggcaggctttatagtggcaagtgagttgatgtacttcaattgtacagctgcatctggtggcaggctttaagtcagaatctgaCACTTATTTCAGTCCACGCGTAGcccgcccattattttatttaccacctCCATCCGCGCCTCTTTCCCACACTgcgcacttgtctcagtcacagttttggtaagcccacaagataaccctagccaaaatgagtaaaaaacaaatgtctctggagagcttctttgaaaagggggaaagacccaatgatgagataGCAGAAGACTCAAAGACTGCCCACAAAAAgaaagctacatttaaaagaaaataccaagagtcctacttaaattcaTTGCAACAGgcgattcacattctccaagcccactttgtataatatgtggctACCGGCTATCCAAcaaagccatgaaaccttcaaaactgctcacctatctcagctttcaaaagagtttgagcattacttcccaaccacaaaagacccctgaactgggaaggaatggatccgtgacccatttgtgaataagccaggtgaatcgatTTTGTCCGTGCTAGAGGAGGATCAACTGTTTGAGATCACAAATgacggtggccttaaaagtatgtttgagacaacttcaaatctccatatgttctggattaaagtcaaggcagaatatcctgagattgccacaaaagcactgaaaagcctgcttccatttccaacgtCCTATccttgtgaagcagggttttctgcagtgacagcgaCCAAAACGAGATcacggagtagactggacataagcaacacacatCAGGTATCACTGTCTCCCATcgcccccagatgggaccatctagtagcaggaaaacaagctcagggctcccactgattctgcattatggtgaattgtataattatttcattacatattacaatgtaataataatagaaataaagtacacaataaatgtaaaaaaaaaaaagaaaagaataaaggctTTAAGTTGTTGAGGGAGTTCTGTTTCTGGTTAGGATGTAGAACAGTGCAAAAGACCATCATCTCCATGGtaacaacaagaaaaacaaaattacttttCTATAAAGCTATCAAAGAGCCGtgacaaaaaagcaaagaagcCTTAATGAACTATGATCCAGAGAGAGACAAGCAAAGAGCCGAAGATGCTTCCACACTTAGCAGCAAATTCCAATCTGACTTTGCAAATTCCAAGCAAACTTGCCAGAGATGGAAGGGGGAGGGATTAGGAGAAACCAGCAGGTTTTAACAGTGAGGACAGGCAAAAGACAGTAGAATCTATGATAGCTCAAATACAAAAAGAACTGTTCAGGCCAACATATCTCCAATCTCCCACCCGCTAGGAATTTTTCTGAGAAATTAGCAGAAATAATTATGAGGACAGGGCTAGctaaaagacagaaaattttttggccatttcATGGTGCTCAGATCCCAGGACCCTGTAAAACTTGAATCCGTAAGTAAATCATAAGCGACTAAGCTAAAAATCAAACTCTTTCAAGTTCAAACTTGGGAAGATCGAAAGGATTAATTTGTCCCTTAGTTGTAGCAACAGTAGTAAAGAACATTGGGGGTTTCCCTATCTGGGTtatcgtaaataatgctgtgatgaacataggagtgcacaTATCTTATCAAATAagagttttcatattctttggataaatattcaGAAGTGCATTAGCTGGATCAATGATACTTCTatccttaattttttgaggactctccatactgttttccatagtggctacaccaatttacattcccaccaacagtgtagaagggtttccttttttccacatcctctccaacacttgtcatttctttccttttttgatgatagccattctaaggggcgtgaggtgatatctcattgtggttttgatttgcatttcctttacaattagtgatgttgaacatcttttcatgtgcctgttggccatctgcacattttctttggaaaagtgtttattcagctcctctgcccattttttaattggattgtttggttttttgtcaTCGTGTTGGtatgaattctttacatattttggaatattaaccccttatctgagatatgatttgcaaatatattctcccattcagtaagttgtcttttcaccttgtcaatggtttcctttgctgtgcagaagctttttcgtttgattaggtctcacttgtttatttttgattttgtttccctTGACTGAGGAGACatgcaaaaaaatattgctaagacccatgtcaaagagtgtactgcctatgttttcttctaggagctttatggtaagcatacaacctaagtgtctatcaatgaatgagtggataaagaagatgtaagacatatatttacaatggaatactcctcagccataaaaaaaaaagatgagattttgccatttgttacaacatggctggaccttaaaggtattatgttaagtgaaataagtcagatggagaaagacaagtataatatgatttcactcatatgtgggctataaaaaaaattaaagtttttgattaatttttattggagtatagttgatttacaatgttgtgttagtctctgctatacagcaaagtgaatcagttatacatatacatatatccactcttttttagattcttttcctgtataggtcattacagagtactgagtagagttccctgtgctatatagtaggttcttattagttatctattttatatatagtagtgtgtatgtcaatcccaattcccaatttatccctccccccctttcccccttggtaaccataagtttgttttctccatctgtgactctatttctgttttgtaaataagttcatttgtaccatttttttagattccagatataagtaatatcatatgatatttgtctttctctgtctcacttacttcactcagtatgacaatctctaggtccatccatgtcactgcaaataaaaataaatgaacaaaccaaaccaaacaaacaaaccaaaaaataacaatCACATAGagttgtggttaccaaaggggaagggtggggtgggtgaaatgggtgaagggaatcAACTGCATGTTGATGGACggatttttggtggtgagcacactatAGTGTACACAGAAGTACTGGAGTCAGACAAgtacagcagtcagacaagaaaaagaaataaaaggtatttaaattggaaggggggacttccctggtggtccagtggatggGAAGCCAtgctcccagggcagggggcccaggttcgatccctggtcagggagctggatcccacatgcatgccacaagtaggaaatccacatgccacaactgagaagtccacatgccacaactaaagatcccgcatgccgcaactaagaagtccatgtgctgc
This region of Balaenoptera acutorostrata chromosome 19, mBalAcu1.1, whole genome shotgun sequence genomic DNA includes:
- the LOC103013736 gene encoding ADP-ribosylation factor 1-like; amino-acid sequence: MTQPVERRSIGRGATVRAATLWERNQRLPRGSSCTGRRGLLWPALLLLVYSVGRIFANLFKGLFGRKEMCVLMVGLDAVGKTTILYKLKLGEIVTTIPTLGFNVETVEYKHISFTVWDVGGQDKIRPPWRHYFQNAQGLIFVVGSSDRERVNEAREELMRVLAEDALRDAVLLAFADKQDLPNAMNAAEITDKLGLHSLRHRNWYIQATCATSGDGLYEGPDWLSNRLQNQK